GATTGGTCAGACGGGTGCCGTTGGACAGATTGTCAAAGTTGCCAATCGTGCGGGTTTGGCTACTCCACGAGTTGTTGATAAGTACGATAGCCTCGTCGCCATTTTTAGAGCGCTGGAAGCTGTAAAAGGAGTCGTCTGCCCATTTTTCCTTTTGGCTGCCGTTTTGCAGGGCAGGGTGGCTGTTGCGCACACGGTTTAGTTTGGCAATGTACTGGTACAGCTCATGATTGGCGTTAAACACGACGTTTTCACGGTTGGCGGGATCATCTCCGCCGCTAAAGCCCTGCTCGGTGCCTTGATAGATGATTGGAATCCCGCGCGACGTCAAAGTAAAGCCCAAGGCGGCTTTGAGCTGTGGCCATTTGTCAGAGCTGGCACCAGGCTTGCCGGAGGCCTCGTTAAGGAAGCGTTTCACATCATGATTGTCGATAAATACGCCGTTCGTCTGGGCATCACGATAGTAACGATCATCCGAGTAGCGTTCCTTGATTTTGGTCATGGACTGATCGCGCCCGAAAACATCCTTGATCGTATAATACATGGGAAAATCCAGTGCGGCATCGAGATATCGGGTGTAATCGCCTACATAAGCGGGATCGCCGCTGTAAATTTCACCGATGGTAAAGGTATTGGCCGCTTGGTCAAAATCCTTCAGGAAGCCTTTGGGTACATGCTTGGCAGTGTCCACCCGCAGTCCGTCGACACCTGTCTCGTTCAGAAGCCATTTGATCCAGTTTTTAAGCTCATTGGCGGTATCGGGGTTGTCCTGATTCAGGTCATCCAGTCCGGCCACATCACCGTTTTCGATTTTCCATTGGTTGTTGGAGCTGTAGTCTGCCCCTGTGATGTCGCCATTGTGATGATACCAGTCTGCTTTGTCAAAAGGGGCCTTAGCGAAGCCGTTTGCTGGTTGAAAATCGCCTGTGTGATTGACAACTACGTCCAGCATAACGGCGATTTTTTTGTCGTGCGCTTTACGGACCAACTCTTTGAACTTGTCCATGGTTCCGAGATGCCCATCTACTGCATAAAAATCATACGTATGATAGCCGTGGTAGGCGAATTCGCTCTTTTGCATCGTAACCGGAGTAATCCAGATGGCGGTAAAGCCCATATTCTGAATGTAGTCGAGCTGATTGATTATGCCTTGAAAATCGCCGCCATGCCACTTGCGCATGTCGCTGTTGTTGGAATTGAAGCCACCGTAATTATCGTTTGATGTATCCCCGTTGCTGAATCGGTCTGTCATGATAAAGTAAATGCTCTGTTTGCTCCAGTCGGTGCCAAGGGGAGATGGATTGGAGGGATTACTCGGTTCAGTGGGAGTAGAGCCGCCCGAAGGCGACCCCGTTTGGACAGTTCCTGCGGCTCCGTTAGAGCCGGGTGTGTAGGTAGAAGTACCTGTGCTAAAGAAGTAGTTTTTGGTGTTGTTGCTGTCCCAGTTGTTATTGCCGTCATTAAAGGCGGCTTCCAATTGGGAAGCAGAACCGATATCGACGGTAATTTTAGCATAGCCGCTAACCTCGGCCTCCTGCATTTTCACACCGGGCACGGCAGTCCAGTTTCCCCCAGCCGGGCGGTAGTGAATGTAAGGTGTGTTGAAGCCTTTTTTGTAGTATACAGTTACCTTGTTGGTTGTACCGCCACCATCTCCGGGATTGGTACCCGATGGAGCGCCAGATGTGATGGTTCCCGCATTGCCGCTGTTGCCTGGCGTGTAAGTAGAAGTGCCTGTGTTGAAGAAGTAG
This DNA window, taken from Paenibacillus kribbensis, encodes the following:
- a CDS encoding family 14 glycosylhydrolase, with amino-acid sequence MTLYRSLWNKGCLILLSLVLSLTAFIGSPSNTASAAVADDFQASVMGPLAKINDWGAFKKQLQTLKSNGVYAITTDVWWGYVESAGDNQFDWSYYKTYANAVKEVGLKWVPIISTHKCGGNVGDDCNIPLPSWLSSKGSADEMQFKDESGYVNNEALSPLWSGAGKQYDELYASFAEHFAGYKSMIPKIYLSGGPSGELRYPSYYPAAGWSYPARGKFQAYTETAKNAFRTAMNEKYGSLDKINAAWGTKLSSLSQINPPTDGDGFYTNGGYNSTYGKDFLSWYQSVLENHLGAIGAAAHKNFDSVFGVRIGAKISGLHWQMNNPAMPHSTEHAGGYYDYNRLIQKFKDADLDLTFTALEMNDSGTAPNYSLPSTLVDTISSIANAKGVRLNGENALPTGGSGFQKIEEKITKFGYHGFTLLRINNLVNSDGSPTGEMNGFKQYIISKAKPDDNSGGTGNKVTIYYKKGFNSPYIHYRPAGGNWTAVPGVKMQDAEISGYAKITVDIGSASQLEAAFNDGNNNWDSNNTKNYFFNTGTSTYTPGNSGNAGTITSGAPSGTNPGDGGGTTNKVTVYYKKGFNTPYIHYRPAGGNWTAVPGVKMQEAEVSGYAKITVDIGSASQLEAAFNDGNNNWDSNNTKNYFFSTGTSTYTPGSNGAAGTVQTGSPSGGSTPTEPSNPSNPSPLGTDWSKQSIYFIMTDRFSNGDTSNDNYGGFNSNNSDMRKWHGGDFQGIINQLDYIQNMGFTAIWITPVTMQKSEFAYHGYHTYDFYAVDGHLGTMDKFKELVRKAHDKKIAVMLDVVVNHTGDFQPANGFAKAPFDKADWYHHNGDITGADYSSNNQWKIENGDVAGLDDLNQDNPDTANELKNWIKWLLNETGVDGLRVDTAKHVPKGFLKDFDQAANTFTIGEIYSGDPAYVGDYTRYLDAALDFPMYYTIKDVFGRDQSMTKIKERYSDDRYYRDAQTNGVFIDNHDVKRFLNEASGKPGASSDKWPQLKAALGFTLTSRGIPIIYQGTEQGFSGGDDPANRENVVFNANHELYQYIAKLNRVRNSHPALQNGSQKEKWADDSFYSFQRSKNGDEAIVLINNSWSSQTRTIGNFDNLSNGTRLTNQLSNDSIQINNGSITVTLAPKEIKVFTK